The DNA sequence AAGGAGCTCCTCGATACCTTCGGGGAGCAGCCAGCGATCAGTATCGACCATCTTCAATGCCTCAGCCAATAAAGCAGCATCGCCCCGAGGATCATGCTGATCAACCCCGAGACGCGAATTGCACGGTCATCCATTTGGGCGACCGAAACCATCAACTGCCGAAAAT is a window from the Thiohalomonas denitrificans genome containing:
- a CDS encoding DUF2065 domain-containing protein, with product MWFDLGVAVSLVLVLEGLLPTLSPGYFRQLMVSVAQMDDRAIRVSGLISMILGAMLLYWLRH